Proteins encoded together in one uncultured Desulfosarcina sp. window:
- a CDS encoding PaaI family thioesterase: MKVNPAYVEELKAVVRKSPYPSHMRMVLDHIEIDKAEVVIDLASCHLQPYGIVHGGVVATIIDTATFWAGFLRLPEDVGLVNVDLKLNYLQPVVDGKIRAKGSCMRHGRTLSYTEASVFDEGENLIAHGTSTLMVLPGKSLDLSLKKFLETDDKED, translated from the coding sequence ATGAAGGTCAATCCGGCTTACGTGGAAGAATTGAAAGCGGTGGTGAGAAAAAGTCCCTATCCCAGCCATATGCGGATGGTGCTGGATCATATCGAAATCGACAAGGCGGAAGTCGTCATCGATCTGGCATCGTGCCATTTGCAGCCCTATGGTATCGTTCACGGCGGGGTGGTGGCCACGATTATCGATACGGCCACGTTCTGGGCCGGATTCCTGAGGCTGCCGGAGGATGTCGGGCTCGTCAATGTGGATTTGAAGCTGAACTACCTTCAGCCGGTGGTCGACGGAAAGATACGGGCAAAGGGCTCCTGTATGCGGCACGGACGGACCCTCAGCTATACGGAAGCCAGCGTTTTCGATGAAGGTGAAAACCTGATCGCCCACGGTACGTCGACGCTCATGGTGCTGCCGGGGAAATCCTTGGATTTGAGCCTTAAGAAGTTCCTGGAAACGGACGATAAAGAAGATTGA
- a CDS encoding transporter substrate-binding domain-containing protein gives MLKLVLHILILLLLVMNGPAWSQDGKTLILAVSDAATEVVQAYHQFCRQAYHEIGYDVELKEYPIKRSLVQADLEQIDGILISTDSILQKYNNLQVIPVELARVELVVYSITKDFVVDGPSSLKPYRIGLMRGYLQSHALTEGMARQTVDGYNSLFGLLKIGRVDVVIALRRETERFLAANPKFGDVEALSPPLFSAPMYHFLNKRHQDLIPKIVPIMQRLIEDKVLERLYEPYRTD, from the coding sequence ATGTTAAAACTTGTCCTGCATATACTTATCCTGCTATTGCTGGTCATGAACGGTCCTGCCTGGTCGCAGGATGGAAAAACATTGATTCTTGCGGTGTCCGATGCCGCCACCGAGGTCGTTCAGGCTTACCATCAGTTTTGTCGGCAAGCCTACCATGAGATCGGATACGACGTTGAACTGAAAGAATATCCGATCAAGCGAAGCCTTGTACAAGCGGATCTTGAACAAATCGACGGCATTCTTATCTCTACCGATTCCATTTTACAAAAGTATAACAACTTGCAAGTGATTCCGGTGGAACTGGCCCGGGTCGAGCTTGTCGTCTATTCGATCACCAAAGATTTCGTGGTGGATGGGCCTTCAAGCTTGAAGCCATACAGGATCGGACTCATGAGGGGTTATCTTCAATCACATGCACTTACGGAAGGGATGGCGCGACAGACCGTCGATGGCTATAATTCTCTGTTTGGCCTGCTTAAAATTGGACGCGTGGATGTCGTTATCGCATTACGAAGAGAAACGGAGCGGTTTCTGGCGGCCAACCCGAAGTTTGGTGATGTAGAGGCGCTGTCCCCGCCTCTTTTTTCTGCCCCCATGTATCATTTTTTAAATAAACGGCATCAAGACTTGATCCCTAAAATTGTGCCGATAATGCAACGTCTGATAGAGGACAAGGTCCTCGAACGACTTTATGAACCCTATC